GAGTTCCGGGTATGTCGATCCCCAACGGCCTCGCGGCCGAGGACGGACTGCCCAGCGGTTTCCAGATCCTCGCACCGGCGACCAAGGACGAGCGACTCTACGAGGTCGCCGCGGCGCTCGAGGCCGCGTTGCACGACAAGTGGGGTGCGCCGATCCTGGCGCAAGCACCGGCTCTGGCAGGAAAGGCGGCCGGCTGATGACCGACGCAGTGATCGACTACGACGAGGCGCTCGCCACGTACGACCCGGTGATGGGTTTCGAGGTGCACGTCGAGCTCAACACCGACACCAAGATGTTCTGCGGTTGCGCGACCGTCTTCGGCGCAGAACCCAATTCGCACGTCTGCCCGGTGTGCCTGGGTCTGCCCGGTGCGCTCCCGGTGGTCAACGGCAAGGCCGTGGAGTCGGCGATCCGACTCGGCCTCGCACTGGGCTGCGACATCGCGTCCTGGTGCCGGTTCGCCCGGAAGAACTACTTCTACCCGGACATGCCGAAGAACTTCCAGACCAGCCAGTACGACGAGCCGATCTGCTTCGACGGCCACCTCGACGTGGAGATCCCGGCGGCGTCCGGCGAGGGCACCGAGACGTTCCGGGTGGAGATCGAGCGCGCCCACATGGAGGAGGACACCGGCAAGTCGCTGCACGTCGGTGGCGCCACCGGCCGGATCCAGGGCGCCGAGTACTCCCTCGTCGACTTCAACCGGGCCGGCATCCCGCTCATCGAGATCGTCACGAAACCCATTGAGGGTGCAGGGGATCGGGCACCTGAGATCGCGAAGGCGTATGTCGCCACCCTGCGTGACCTGGTCAAGGCGCTCGGCATCAGCGACGTGAAGATGGAGCAGGGCTCGGTGCGCTGCGACGCCAACGTGTCGCTGCGACCGATCGGCACCGAGAAGCTCGGCACCCGCACCGAGACCAAGAACGTCAACTCGCTGCGGTCCATCGAGCGCGCGGTGCGCTACGAGATCAGTCGGCAGGCCGCGATCCTCGACGGCGGCGGATCGATCACCCAGGAGACCCGCCACTGGCACGAGGACACCGGCGTCACCACGGCCGGTCGGCCGAAGTCCGACGCCGACGACTACCGCTACTTCCCGGAGCCCGACCTGGTGCCCGTCGCCCCGGCCGCCGAGCTGGTCGAGGAGCTGCGCGGCACCCTGCCCGAGCCGCCGGCGCAGCGTCGCAAGCGGCTGCAATCCGACTGGGGTTACAGCGATCTGGAGATGCGCGACGTCATCAACGCCGGCGCCATCGACCTCATCGACGAGTCGGTCGCTGCCGGCGCGACGCCGGCCGGTGCACGCAAGTGGTGGACCGGTGAACTCGCGCGGCGCGCCAACGTCGAGGGCAAGGCGATCGACGAGTTCAACGTCACGCCCGCGTACGTCGCCGAGCTGGACGGCCTGGTCAAGGGTGGCCGGCTCAACGACTCGATGGCCCGCCAGGTGCTCGAAGGTGTCATCGACGGCGAGGGCTCGCCGACCCAGGTGGCGGATGCCCGCGGGCTGGAGCTGGTCCAGGACGACGGCGCGCTCGAGGCGGCGGTGGACAAGGTGATCGCTGCCAACGAGGCGATCGCCGCCAAGGTCCGCGACGGCAAGCTCAACGCCGCCGGCGCGCTGATCGGTCAGGTGATGAAGGAGCTGAAGGGTCAGGCCGACGCGGCCAAGGCGCGCGAGCTGATCCTGGCCAAGCTGACCGGCTGACCGGCATCCCCAGTTCACCGGCATCCCCAGTTCACCGACAGGCCTACTAATCACCGAAAGGCTCAGCAAGTCCGGTCCAAAACGGGCTCGAACGACCGATATTTCTGAGCCGGTCGGTGGTTTGTGGGCCTCTCGGCTGGGGGTGTGCGCGGTCGGCGGTGACCTGGGCCGCTGTGTGGCGGGCGTGGCGGGTCGCGCTAGTTTTCGGGGCATGAGTGTCGTGTCGTTGCCGGAGGAGCACTGGGCCGCCGCGCTGGCGGATGTCGAGGGTGTGCAGCCGGTCGTGTGGGACATGACGGGGGCACCGCCGCGGGACGACATCGAGCTGGTCGTGCCGCCGTACATGAGCAACCCGAACCGGTTGGCCAGGCTCGCGGGGCTGCCGAAGCTGCGCGCGGTCCAGCTGGTGACCGCCGGGTTCGAGCACGCGCTGCAGTACCTGCCCGACGGCGTGGTCCTCGCGAACGGGCGCGGCATTCACGACACCTCGACCGCCGAGCTCGCGGTGGGCCTGGCGATCGCCGCGCAGCGCGGCATACCGCAGGCTGCTCGCGCCCAGGAGCACGGCGAATGGCTGCGGCTGGCCGGGCTACCGTCGTTGGCCGACCGCAAGGCCCTCATCGTCGGCTACGGGTCGATCGGGCTGGAGATCGCCAAACGCCTGGTGCCCATGGAGGTTTCGATCACCGCGGTGGCGTCGAGGGCGCGTGCGGGTGACGACATCGTCGACACGGTGCACGGCATCGACGAGCTGCCGGCGCTGTTGCCGGCACACGACGTCGTCTTCCTGATCCTGCCGCTCACCGATGCGACCCGGCACCTCGTCGACGCCGACTTCCTGGCCCGTATGCCGCCCAACGCGTTGCTGGTCAACGTCGCCCGGGGAGGCGTCGTCGACACCGACGCCCTGGTGGAGGCGTGTGCCAGCGGCCGGGTGCGTGCTGCGCTCGACGTCACCGACCCCGAGCCGCTGCCGGGCGACCACCCGTTGTGGCGGACCGACGGCGTGCTGATCACACCGCACATCGGCGGCGCGTCGACCGCGTTCGAACCGCGCGCCCTACGCCTGCTGCGCCGCGAACTGGCCCGTTTCGCCGCCGACGAACCCCTCCAGAACGTGGTTGCGACCGGCCCGCAATGACATGATCTCGGCATGACTGCAGCAACCCGCCAACTGGTCGTCATCCGCCATGCCAAGACGGCCGACCCCGGCGGCAGCCCGGATCACGAGCGTGCGCTCACCGAGCGCGGTCACGCCGACGCGCGGGCGATGGGCGAGTGGCTCAAGGAGCGGGGTGTCCGCGTCGACCTGGTGCTGTGCTCGACCGCCGTGCGCACCCGCCAGACCTGGGCGGACATCGTCGAGAGCAGCGGCCTCGGCGCGCTCGTCGACCACGACCGGCGCATCTACAACGCGTCCGCGGATCGGCTGCTGAACGTCGTTGCGCAGGAGGGCGGGTCGGCCCGGTCCATCGCGCTCGTCGGCCACGCGCCGGGTATGCCGGGGCTGGCCGCGACCCTCACCGAGGGCGCTGCGGAGGACCCGGACGGGCCGAGCCTGGACGGCGGCTTCTCGACCTGCACGGCGGCCGTTCTGGACGTCGAGGTGGCGTGGCAGGACCTCGCGCCGGGCACCGCGCGCCTGGTCGACATGCACACCGCACGCGCGTCCGACTGATGGGATGTCGTCCCAGTCCGTGGACGGCCGGTCGTACACTGGCGCCATGCCAGCTCTGAGGTCTCGTACAACTACCTTCGGACGCGCTGCTGCGGGCGCCCGCTCGCTCTGGCGGGCGACCGGCATGACGGACAACGACTTCGGCAAACCGATTGTCGCGATTGCGAATTCGTACACACAGTTCGTGCCGGGCCACGTTCACCTCAAGGACGTCGGCGAGATCGTGGCGGAGGGTGTGCGTGCGGCGGGCGGCGTACCCCGCGAGTTCAACACCATCGCGGTCGACGACGGCATCGCCATGGGTCACGGCGGCATGCTCTACTCGCTACCGAGCCGCGAGATCATCGCCGACTCGGTCGAATACATGGTCAACGCGCACACCGCCGATGCACTGGTGTGCATCTCCAACTGCGACAAGATCACCCCCGGCATGCTCAACGCCGCGATGCGGCTGAACATCCCGACGGTCTTCGTCTCCGGCGGCCCGATGGAGGCCGGCAAGTCCGTCGTCGTCGACGGCGTCGTGCACCCCTCGTCCGACCTGATCACGTCGATCTCGGCGTCGGCCGACGACAACGTCGACGAGGCGAAGCTCAGCGAGATCGAACTGTCCGCCTGCCCCACCTGCGGCAGCTGCTCGGGCATGTTCACGGCCAACTCGATGAACTGCCTGACCGAGGCCCTCGGCCTCGCGCTCCCCGGTAACGGCTCCACGCTGGCCACCCACGCCGCCCGCCGCGCACTCTTCGAGCGCGCCGGGCAGGTCGTGGTCGATCTGGCCCAGCGCTACTACGAGCAGGACGACCACTCGGCGCTGCCGCGCAACATCGCCACCTCGGCGGCGTTCCGCAACGCGATGTCGCTCGACGTCGCGATGGGTGGCTCGACCAACACGGTGCTGCACATCCTCGCGGCCGCGCAGGAGGGCGAGGTCAAGGACTTCGACCTCGCCACGATCGACGAGATCAGCCGGCGCGTGCCCTGCCTGTCGAAGGTGGCGCCCAACTCGTTCTTCCACATGGAGGACGTGCACCGCGCGGGCGGCATACCGGCGATCCTCGGCGAGCTGCGGCGCGCCGGCCTGCTGGAGCGCGACGTGACCACCGTGCACACGCCGACGCTGGAGAAGTGGCTGGACGAGTGGGACATCCGCTCCGGCAAGGCGACCGACGAGGCGATCGAGCTCTTCCACGCCGCACCCGGGGGAGTGCGCACCACGACACCGTTCTCCACCGACAACCGGTGGGCCGACCTCGACACCGATGCCGAGAACGGCTGCATCCACGACAAGGAGCACGCCTACACCGCGGAGGGCGGCCTGGCGATCCTGCGCGGCAACATCGCCCCGGACGGCGCGGTCATCAAGACCGCCGGCGTCGAGGAGGAGCTGTGGCACTTCGAGGGCCCGGCCCGCGTCGTCGAGTCCCAGGAGGAGGCCGTCGAGGTCATCCTCAACAAGGTCGTCCAGCCCGGCGAGGTTCTCGTCGTGCGCTACGAGGGCCCCGCCGGGGGCCCCGGCATGCAGGAGATGCTGCACCCCACCGCGTTCCTCAAGGGCACCGGCCTGGGAAAGAAGTGCGCCCTGGTCACCGACGGGCGGTTCTCCGGCGGCTCGAGCGGGCTGTCGATCGGGCACGTCTCACCGGAAGCCGCGGCGGGCGGGGCGATCGGTCTGGTCCGCGACGGTGACCCGATCCTCATCGATGTGGTCAGCCGCACGTTGCAGGTGCAGGTGGACGACGCCGAGCTCGAGCGCCGGCGCGCCGAGATGGAGGCCGCCGAGCGGCCCTGGCAGCCGGTGTCGCGTGATCGCGTGGTCACCAAGGCGTTGCAGGCGTATGCCGCCATGGCGACCTCGGCCGACCGCGGCGCCGTGCGTGAGGTGCCGACCCGCCACTGACCCACCACCGAACCGGCCGGCCCGGCTGCCCTTCTCCGGCAGCGGGGCCGGCCGTTCTCACCCCCGGCTGAAAAACTGTCGGGGACCGGGAACCGATCACCCTGCTGCGCGCTCTTGAGGGGTGACGGCACGTGGACAGCCACGTGAGGGAGGTATGGCGAGATGGCGTTCCGAACACCGCAGTGGGAGAGCGAGTTCACCGAGTTCTTCCTGGGGCGGCAACGCACACTGATGCGGACCGCCTACGCCATGCTGGGCAACCCGGCCGCCGCGGAGGACGCGGTGCAGACCACGTTCGTCGCGATCTACGCGCGGTGGCCGCGGATCCGGACCGGTAACCCGGAGGCCTACGCCCGGCGTGCCCTGATCAACACCTGCATCGCCGTATGGCGCTCGCGCCGGCGCGAATTCGCCACGGACCGGGTGCCCGAGCAGCCGGTCGCCGCCGACCACCAGCGTGCCGAACTCGTCGACGTGCTGACGCAGCTGCCGGAGCAGGACCGTGCCGTCATCGCCCTGCGCTTCCTGGAGGACCTGTCGGTGCGGGAGGTCGCGCAGGTGCTGCAACTGCCGGAAGGCACCGTCAAGAGCAGGACCGCGCGGGCGTTGGCCCGCTTGGAGACATCACTGGCACAACCGATCGAGGGGAACTGAGCAATGACTGTCGAGCAACTGCTGCGAGATCAGTTCGACCGAGCCGCCGAAGGGCTTCCGGGCCCCGACCTGGACGCGGTGCTGACCGGCGGCCGTCGTCATCGTCGTCGCCGGACCGTCGCCTACACCACCGGGACGGTGGTCGCGGTGGCCGCGGTCGCGGCAGCCGCCGTGCCGCTCGTGCACGCCGGCCGGTCGGCCGACACGCCGAAGCCGGCCGGACAGTTGAAGCACCTCGCGACCGCCAACCCGGTCGGCGAGCGGATGCAGGCGTCCGTGGCCGCCGCGGCACCCGAGCTGCCGGCGCCGTACAACGTCTACCCGAGCGACTGGAACCGCAACACACCGCTGCCGGCCGACCAGGCGGCGAATGCCACGGAGTGGCAGCTCTACTACCACCTGTCCAACGGCGAGACCCTGCTCGTCTACACCACCCTGAAGCTTCCGGGTCAGCCCGAGGCGTCGTGCGAGCCCAAGGACAAGACGTGTCACACGACGCAGGTCGACGGCGGGACGCTGATGAACTCCCGGCAGCAGCTGCTCGACCAACAGACGTTGCAACCGACGAGCACGCAGTTCCTCAGCACCTTCGTCGCGGGTGACGGGAGCCTCGTCAACGTCTTCGACACGGTGCCCGACCCGGACGCGTCGGCGGCCGCGCAGCAGCGGTCACTGACCGACGATCAGCTGAACCACATCGCCACGGCCGACGGACTGACCGTCCCCGCGCCCGCTGTGACGCCGCCGCCGCCCACTGAGCCGTAGAGGTCATCCGGCCCGAAACAGGCTGAGCCTCCTCACAGTTCGAGCTTCATCATCCGGTCGGTCGTCGTGAAACCGAGCGACTCGTAGAGGTTGATCGCGACGCTGTTGCCGCCGAACACGTGCAGGGAGAGGGTGCGATAGCCCTTCTCACGGGACCATTTCGCGGCTTCCTGCATGAGGGCACGCCCGTAGCCGTTGCCTCGCGCGGTGGGCTCCACCTGGATGTCGTAGATGAACGACTCGTCGGCGGGGTTTCCGCGGGGCGCCATCCACAGTCGTCCGACCCGCTCGCCGGCGTCATCGGTCGCGATGAACACCTCGTGCCCGGGGGTCAGTCTGCCGTCCGGGAAGTAGTGCGCGGTCTCCTGCTCGGACTGCCTGCGGGCCTCGTCGAGCGGCAGTCCGCCGTTGGTGTGTTTGTCCTCGGCGTACTCCCGCATGGTGGTCGCGATGTAGCCGGGAAGTTCCTCGTCGGTGATCGGTCGGATGTTCACAGACAGCGACTCTAACCGCACCCGATGTGACGCTTCTCACCGCGACGCGCCGCCGTAAACGGCTCGAAGGTCTCGAAGTCATAACGAAGATTTTCCGCCACACTCGGTCCGATACGGGTATCGTCGACATGTCGACAATGTGTCGTTTGTGCAGGTCAGGAGGCGTCGGTATGCCGCAATCGAGCCGCCAACGGGCAGCCGATCGGGTCATTTCCGCGCCGTTGAGATGTTCTGCGGGATCGACATAGCCTCGAAAAGTCCTATCCCCGGAGGTGCGTTTCTGTGGCTCCCCCCAAGTCGAAAGAGGTTCCAGCATGACGCTGCGTACCCGGCGTTCCGTCATTGCGGCCGCCGCAGTTCTGACCGCCAGCTCGCTCGCGCTCGCCGGCTGCGGTGGCTCCAGTGGGGGCAGCAGTGGCGGCGGTGGCAACGGCGGCGGCTCGACCCTGGCGAAGCTGCAGAAGGCCGGCAAGGTCACCGTCGGCATCAACGGGGAAGACCCGTACAGCTACTTCGACAAGAACGGCAAGCTGACCGGTGCGACCATCGCGCTGGACCGCGCCGTCTACAAGAAGCTGGGCATCAACACGGTCGAGGGCAAGAAGGTCGACTGGAACGCGCTCATCCCCGGTCTGAACGCCAAGCAGTTCGACGAGGTCAGCGCCGGCATGTCGGTCCTGCCCGATCGGTGCAAGCAGGCCGCGTTCAGCTACCCGGAGATCACCTACGAGACGGCGCTACTGGTGCCCAAGGGCAACCCGAAGCACCTGCACACCATGCAGGACATCAAGAAGACCGGTGCCAACCTGGTCACCGAGAACGGTGCCATCGAGGCCGGTTATGCCAAGGACCTGGGCATCCAGACCCAGACCGTCGGCTCGCCGCAGGACGGCCTGCAGGCGGTGGAGAGCGGTCAGGCCGACGTCTTCGCGCTGACCGCGATCTCGCTGCGCACCCTCGTCAAGACGCAGAACGCCGGCAGCAAGGTCGAGGTCACCAAGGCCTTCACGGCGACCGTCAACGGCAAGTTGCAGATCGGCGCCGGCGCCGCGGTCTTCCGCAAGAGCGACACCTCGCTGCTCAACGCCTACAACAAGGAACTCAAGAAGATCATCGACAACCCGGCGGAGTTCAAGAAGATCGTCGGACCGTTCGGTTTCACCGAGGCCGAGCGTCCCAAGGGCAAGACGGCGGACACCAAGTACCTGTGCTCCGGCCAACTCCCGGACGCGAAGTAGCCCCGACGGACCGGAAAGACACCGACCGTGTCTGAACTCATCACGATGTCCACGGGTGTGGTCGACACCTTGCGCGACCACTGGTCGGATCTGCTGGACGGCTTGCGCGTCACCCTCGAGCTGTCGGTGTTCGGCGGAGCGGTGGCCTTCGTCGTCGCCGTCGTCCTCGGGCTGGCCGCCATGTCGCGGTTCACGCTGCTGAGGGTGGTCTCCCGCATCATCGTGGAGTTCTTCCGCGGCACCTCGCTGGTCGTCCAGCTGTTCTTCTTCGCCTACGCCACGCCGGAGATCTTCGGGTGGGGTTCCCACCTGTTGCTCTTCGGCATCGCGGCGCTCGGCCTCAACTACGGGGCCTACGGTTCCGAGGTCGTCCGCGGCTCGCTGATGGCCGTCCCGCCGGGCCAGTGGGAGACGACGACCGCGCTTTCCATGCCGTGGCTCACCAAGGTGCGCCGGATCATCTGGCCGCAGGCCTGGGCGCTGATGCTGCCGGGGCTCAACAACCTGATGGTCATGCTGGTCAAGGGCACGGCCATCGCGTCGTTCATCGCGCTGCAGGACCTCACCGCGGTGAGCGACGACCTGCGCAAGGAGGGCGTTGCCACCTGGACCGTCTACGGGATCGCCTTCGTCATCTACTACCTGGCCGCCATGGCCTTCTCGGGGGTGCTGCGGTTGCTGGAGCGCAGAGCACAGCGACGGCTCGGCATGGGTAACACCCGCAAGCCCGAGGTCGATCAGGCCGTCGCGCTCGCACCGGCCGGCGGAGGTGGCGCATGATGCAGGCATCGGCGAGCTGGGACTGGAGCATCGCCCGCGAGGCGTTCCCGATCATGCTCGGGGCGTTCGTCAAGGTGACGCTGCTGGTGACCGTGGTCGCCTCGGTCCTCTCGGCGCTGCTCGGTCTCGTCTGGGCGATCGCCCTGCGGGAGTTGCCGCGCCCGGCGAGCAAGTTCCTGAGCTGGCTGCTCGGGGTGGTGCGTGGCACGCCGATCCCGTTGCAGTTGTTGATGGTCGACTTCGGCATCGCGACGCCGGCGGGCTGGCTGGCACATCTGCACCCGGACCAGCTGCAGCACCGGCTGATCATCCTCGGCATCGTGGTCTTCTCGATCCACTACTCGACCTACATGGCGGAGTCCTACCGGGCGGGCATCGACTCCATCCCCAAGGGCCAGTGGGAGGCGGCCACCGCCCTCTCACTGCCGCAGGCCCGGGTATGGCGGGCGGTCATCATCCCGCAGGCGCTGCGCGCAACGCTGCCATCGCTGGGGAACTGGGCGATCGCGATGTTCAAGGACACGCCGTACCTCATCGCGATCAGCGTCCCGGAGATGGTGTCCCAGGCCTACGAGATCGGCGGCAACCACTTCAAGTACATCGAGGTGTTCACGGTGGCCGGGCTCATCTTCCTGGCGGCGAGTTATCCGACCGCCATCCTCATGCGCCGATTGGAGAAGAAGCTTGCCTACTGACATGACCAAGGATCCGGAGCGACCGGCCGTGCCCGAGCCGGCCAAGAGTCCACCGGCCGCACCGAACGGCCAGCCGCGGATCGTGTTCGAGGACGTCGTGAAGCGCTTCGGCAAGGTGTCGGTGCTCAACGAGCTCAACTTCAACGTCGCCAAGGGTGAGCGCGTCACCCTCATCGGGCCGAGCGGCTCGGGGAAG
This genomic window from Flexivirga oryzae contains:
- a CDS encoding GNAT family N-acetyltransferase — protein: MNIRPITDEELPGYIATTMREYAEDKHTNGGLPLDEARRQSEQETAHYFPDGRLTPGHEVFIATDDAGERVGRLWMAPRGNPADESFIYDIQVEPTARGNGYGRALMQEAAKWSREKGYRTLSLHVFGGNSVAINLYESLGFTTTDRMMKLEL
- a CDS encoding 2-hydroxyacid dehydrogenase; this translates as MSVVSLPEEHWAAALADVEGVQPVVWDMTGAPPRDDIELVVPPYMSNPNRLARLAGLPKLRAVQLVTAGFEHALQYLPDGVVLANGRGIHDTSTAELAVGLAIAAQRGIPQAARAQEHGEWLRLAGLPSLADRKALIVGYGSIGLEIAKRLVPMEVSITAVASRARAGDDIVDTVHGIDELPALLPAHDVVFLILPLTDATRHLVDADFLARMPPNALLVNVARGGVVDTDALVEACASGRVRAALDVTDPEPLPGDHPLWRTDGVLITPHIGGASTAFEPRALRLLRRELARFAADEPLQNVVATGPQ
- a CDS encoding amino acid ABC transporter permease gives rise to the protein MMQASASWDWSIAREAFPIMLGAFVKVTLLVTVVASVLSALLGLVWAIALRELPRPASKFLSWLLGVVRGTPIPLQLLMVDFGIATPAGWLAHLHPDQLQHRLIILGIVVFSIHYSTYMAESYRAGIDSIPKGQWEAATALSLPQARVWRAVIIPQALRATLPSLGNWAIAMFKDTPYLIAISVPEMVSQAYEIGGNHFKYIEVFTVAGLIFLAASYPTAILMRRLEKKLAY
- a CDS encoding SigE family RNA polymerase sigma factor, with protein sequence MAFRTPQWESEFTEFFLGRQRTLMRTAYAMLGNPAAAEDAVQTTFVAIYARWPRIRTGNPEAYARRALINTCIAVWRSRRREFATDRVPEQPVAADHQRAELVDVLTQLPEQDRAVIALRFLEDLSVREVAQVLQLPEGTVKSRTARALARLETSLAQPIEGN
- the ilvD gene encoding dihydroxy-acid dehydratase, giving the protein MPALRSRTTTFGRAAAGARSLWRATGMTDNDFGKPIVAIANSYTQFVPGHVHLKDVGEIVAEGVRAAGGVPREFNTIAVDDGIAMGHGGMLYSLPSREIIADSVEYMVNAHTADALVCISNCDKITPGMLNAAMRLNIPTVFVSGGPMEAGKSVVVDGVVHPSSDLITSISASADDNVDEAKLSEIELSACPTCGSCSGMFTANSMNCLTEALGLALPGNGSTLATHAARRALFERAGQVVVDLAQRYYEQDDHSALPRNIATSAAFRNAMSLDVAMGGSTNTVLHILAAAQEGEVKDFDLATIDEISRRVPCLSKVAPNSFFHMEDVHRAGGIPAILGELRRAGLLERDVTTVHTPTLEKWLDEWDIRSGKATDEAIELFHAAPGGVRTTTPFSTDNRWADLDTDAENGCIHDKEHAYTAEGGLAILRGNIAPDGAVIKTAGVEEELWHFEGPARVVESQEEAVEVILNKVVQPGEVLVVRYEGPAGGPGMQEMLHPTAFLKGTGLGKKCALVTDGRFSGGSSGLSIGHVSPEAAAGGAIGLVRDGDPILIDVVSRTLQVQVDDAELERRRAEMEAAERPWQPVSRDRVVTKALQAYAAMATSADRGAVREVPTRH
- the gatB gene encoding Asp-tRNA(Asn)/Glu-tRNA(Gln) amidotransferase subunit GatB, whose amino-acid sequence is MTDAVIDYDEALATYDPVMGFEVHVELNTDTKMFCGCATVFGAEPNSHVCPVCLGLPGALPVVNGKAVESAIRLGLALGCDIASWCRFARKNYFYPDMPKNFQTSQYDEPICFDGHLDVEIPAASGEGTETFRVEIERAHMEEDTGKSLHVGGATGRIQGAEYSLVDFNRAGIPLIEIVTKPIEGAGDRAPEIAKAYVATLRDLVKALGISDVKMEQGSVRCDANVSLRPIGTEKLGTRTETKNVNSLRSIERAVRYEISRQAAILDGGGSITQETRHWHEDTGVTTAGRPKSDADDYRYFPEPDLVPVAPAAELVEELRGTLPEPPAQRRKRLQSDWGYSDLEMRDVINAGAIDLIDESVAAGATPAGARKWWTGELARRANVEGKAIDEFNVTPAYVAELDGLVKGGRLNDSMARQVLEGVIDGEGSPTQVADARGLELVQDDGALEAAVDKVIAANEAIAAKVRDGKLNAAGALIGQVMKELKGQADAAKARELILAKLTG
- a CDS encoding SixA phosphatase family protein, with amino-acid sequence MTAATRQLVVIRHAKTADPGGSPDHERALTERGHADARAMGEWLKERGVRVDLVLCSTAVRTRQTWADIVESSGLGALVDHDRRIYNASADRLLNVVAQEGGSARSIALVGHAPGMPGLAATLTEGAAEDPDGPSLDGGFSTCTAAVLDVEVAWQDLAPGTARLVDMHTARASD
- a CDS encoding transporter substrate-binding domain-containing protein, whose translation is MTLRTRRSVIAAAAVLTASSLALAGCGGSSGGSSGGGGNGGGSTLAKLQKAGKVTVGINGEDPYSYFDKNGKLTGATIALDRAVYKKLGINTVEGKKVDWNALIPGLNAKQFDEVSAGMSVLPDRCKQAAFSYPEITYETALLVPKGNPKHLHTMQDIKKTGANLVTENGAIEAGYAKDLGIQTQTVGSPQDGLQAVESGQADVFALTAISLRTLVKTQNAGSKVEVTKAFTATVNGKLQIGAGAAVFRKSDTSLLNAYNKELKKIIDNPAEFKKIVGPFGFTEAERPKGKTADTKYLCSGQLPDAK
- a CDS encoding amino acid ABC transporter permease, which encodes MSELITMSTGVVDTLRDHWSDLLDGLRVTLELSVFGGAVAFVVAVVLGLAAMSRFTLLRVVSRIIVEFFRGTSLVVQLFFFAYATPEIFGWGSHLLLFGIAALGLNYGAYGSEVVRGSLMAVPPGQWETTTALSMPWLTKVRRIIWPQAWALMLPGLNNLMVMLVKGTAIASFIALQDLTAVSDDLRKEGVATWTVYGIAFVIYYLAAMAFSGVLRLLERRAQRRLGMGNTRKPEVDQAVALAPAGGGGA